The Streptomyces pactum genome contains a region encoding:
- a CDS encoding serine hydrolase domain-containing protein, protein MRTRTSSVLTASLVLALAAGPLAAPAFAAPPSSPAAASTGHATDGTDGPDEKALRAALGVVPNQHATAALVRVGGTDGRWRGSAGVRDLAGGRPAHPNALFRAGSITKVVTAATVLRLAAQHRIDLDAPVQGYLPGLFTPDFEQPISVRRLLNHTSGIKPGAGLGESFAQVYERRFETLTPQEVAASAISKGPEFAPGEQQRYLNINYTILGLLIEKVTGRSYASEATRLVLRPAGMHHTYFPGTDPHIRGPHNRGYQTVERADGTVKLLDVTEWNHADRWAAGDMISTTADLERLLTKLFRGKIVPQPELEEMFTTPAGLPDATRSAGLEYKEVGGQVFWGKSGSRYGYSAVMGGTRDLSRTLVYSVNATDAKSAKRNPVIDAITTAALR, encoded by the coding sequence ATGCGCACCCGTACCTCCTCCGTCCTCACCGCCTCCCTCGTCCTCGCCCTCGCCGCCGGCCCGCTGGCCGCGCCCGCGTTCGCCGCACCGCCCTCCTCCCCCGCTGCCGCCTCCACCGGGCACGCGACGGACGGGACGGACGGACCGGACGAGAAGGCGCTGCGCGCCGCGCTCGGCGTGGTCCCGAACCAGCACGCCACGGCCGCCCTCGTACGGGTCGGCGGCACCGACGGCCGCTGGCGCGGCAGCGCGGGCGTACGCGACCTGGCCGGTGGCCGGCCCGCGCACCCGAACGCCCTCTTCCGCGCCGGCTCGATCACGAAGGTCGTCACCGCCGCCACCGTCCTGCGGCTCGCGGCGCAGCACAGGATCGATCTGGACGCGCCCGTGCAGGGCTACCTTCCCGGCCTGTTCACGCCGGACTTCGAGCAGCCGATCAGCGTGCGCCGGCTGCTGAACCACACCAGCGGCATCAAGCCGGGCGCCGGTCTCGGCGAGAGCTTCGCTCAGGTGTACGAGCGCCGGTTCGAGACCCTCACTCCGCAGGAGGTCGCGGCGTCGGCGATCTCGAAGGGACCGGAATTCGCCCCGGGCGAGCAGCAGCGCTACCTCAACATCAACTACACGATTCTCGGCCTGCTGATCGAGAAGGTGACGGGCCGCTCGTACGCCTCTGAGGCCACGCGCCTGGTCCTGCGCCCGGCCGGCATGCACCACACGTACTTCCCGGGCACCGACCCGCACATCCGGGGCCCGCACAACCGGGGTTACCAGACGGTGGAGCGGGCGGACGGCACGGTGAAGCTGCTCGACGTGACCGAGTGGAACCACGCCGACCGCTGGGCGGCCGGCGACATGATCTCGACCACCGCCGACTTGGAGCGGCTGCTCACGAAGCTGTTCCGGGGGAAGATCGTGCCGCAGCCGGAGCTGGAGGAGATGTTCACTACCCCGGCGGGCCTCCCGGACGCGACCCGCAGCGCGGGACTGGAGTACAAGGAGGTGGGGGGCCAGGTCTTCTGGGGCAAGTCGGGGTCCCGCTACGGCTACAGCGCGGTCATGGGCGGCACCCGCGACCTGAGCCGCACCCTCGTCTACTCGGTCAACGCCACGGACGCCAAGAGCGCGAAGCGCAACCCGGTCATCGACGCGATCACCACGGCCGCGCTGCGGTAG
- a CDS encoding gamma-aminobutyraldehyde dehydrogenase produces the protein MSTELRRLRNYIDGEFRDAADGRTTEVVNPATGEAYATAPLSGQADVDAAMAAAAAAFPAWRDLVPAERQKALLKIADAFEERAEELIAAEVENTGKPIGLTRSEEIPPMVDQIRFFAGAARMLEGRSAGEYMEGLTSMIRREPIGVCAQVAPWNYPMMMAVWKFAPALAAGNTVVLKPSDTTPASTALMADIIGSIVPKGVFNVVCGDRDTGRLMVEHETPAMASITGSVRAGMSVAESASKDLKRVHLELGGKAPVVVFEDTDIPKAVEDISVAGFFNAGQDCTAATRVLVHEAIHDEFVSALAKAAAETRTGQPDDEDVLYGPLNNPNQLKQVAGFIERLPAHAKVEAGGHQVGDKGYFFAPTVVSGLRQDDEIVQKEVFGPVITVQSFRDEDQAVEWANGVEYALASSVWTKDHGRAMRMSKKLDFGCVWINTHIPLVAEMPHGGFKKSGYGKDLSGYGFEDYTRIKHVITSLDA, from the coding sequence GTGAGCACCGAACTGCGTCGTCTGCGCAACTACATCGACGGTGAGTTCCGGGACGCCGCCGACGGACGGACCACGGAGGTGGTCAACCCCGCCACGGGCGAGGCCTACGCGACCGCCCCCCTGTCCGGGCAGGCGGACGTGGACGCCGCCATGGCGGCCGCCGCCGCGGCCTTCCCGGCCTGGCGGGACCTGGTCCCGGCCGAGCGGCAGAAGGCCCTGCTGAAGATCGCGGACGCGTTCGAGGAGCGGGCCGAGGAGCTGATCGCGGCCGAGGTGGAGAACACGGGCAAGCCCATCGGGCTGACCCGCTCCGAGGAGATCCCGCCGATGGTCGACCAGATCCGCTTCTTCGCGGGTGCGGCGCGGATGCTGGAGGGGCGCAGCGCCGGTGAGTACATGGAGGGCCTGACCTCCATGATCCGCCGCGAGCCGATCGGCGTCTGCGCGCAGGTCGCCCCGTGGAACTACCCGATGATGATGGCCGTGTGGAAGTTCGCCCCGGCGCTCGCCGCGGGCAACACGGTCGTCCTGAAGCCCTCGGACACCACCCCGGCGTCCACGGCCCTGATGGCCGACATCATCGGCTCGATCGTGCCCAAGGGCGTCTTCAACGTCGTCTGCGGCGACCGCGACACCGGCCGCCTGATGGTCGAGCACGAGACCCCGGCGATGGCCTCCATCACCGGCTCGGTGCGGGCCGGCATGTCGGTCGCCGAGTCGGCGTCCAAGGACCTCAAGCGCGTCCACCTGGAGCTGGGCGGCAAGGCGCCGGTCGTCGTCTTCGAGGACACCGACATCCCCAAGGCCGTGGAGGACATCTCGGTCGCGGGCTTCTTCAACGCCGGCCAGGACTGCACGGCCGCCACGCGCGTGCTGGTCCACGAGGCGATCCACGACGAGTTCGTGAGCGCGCTCGCCAAGGCGGCCGCCGAGACCAGGACCGGGCAGCCGGACGACGAGGACGTGCTGTACGGCCCGCTCAACAACCCCAACCAGCTCAAGCAGGTCGCCGGGTTCATCGAGCGCCTCCCCGCCCACGCCAAGGTCGAGGCGGGCGGGCACCAGGTCGGCGACAAGGGCTACTTCTTCGCCCCGACCGTCGTCTCGGGCCTCAGGCAGGACGACGAGATCGTCCAGAAGGAGGTCTTCGGCCCGGTCATCACGGTCCAGTCCTTCCGCGACGAGGACCAGGCCGTCGAGTGGGCCAACGGCGTCGAGTACGCCCTGGCCTCCTCGGTGTGGACCAAGGACCACGGCCGCGCCATGCGGATGTCCAAGAAGCTGGACTTCGGCTGCGTGTGGATCAACACCCACATCCCGCTGGTCGCCGAGATGCCGCACGGCGGCTTCAAGAAGTCCGGCTACGGCAAGGACCTGTCGGGTTACGGTTTCGAGGACTACACCCGGATCAAGCACGTGATAACGTCGCTGGACGCCTGA
- a CDS encoding Lrp/AsnC family transcriptional regulator yields MHSEAVASRSADQKDSRESRTGGPQLDAVSLAIIEQLQEDGRRPYAAIGKAVGLSEAAVRQRVQKLLDQGVMQIVAVTDPLTVGFRRQAMVGVNVEGDVESVADAVTAMSECEYVVMTAGSFDLMVEVVCEDDDHLLDLINKRIRAVPGVRSTESFVYLKLKKQTYMWGTR; encoded by the coding sequence GTGCACAGTGAAGCCGTGGCCAGTCGAAGCGCAGACCAGAAGGACTCCCGCGAGTCCAGGACCGGCGGTCCCCAGTTGGACGCCGTCTCCCTCGCCATCATCGAGCAGCTCCAGGAGGACGGCCGCCGGCCGTACGCCGCCATCGGCAAGGCCGTCGGCCTGTCGGAGGCGGCCGTGCGCCAGCGCGTCCAGAAGCTCCTCGACCAGGGCGTGATGCAGATCGTCGCCGTCACGGACCCGCTCACCGTGGGATTCCGCCGGCAGGCGATGGTCGGCGTCAACGTCGAGGGCGACGTGGAGTCCGTCGCCGACGCGGTGACGGCCATGTCCGAATGCGAGTACGTGGTGATGACCGCGGGCTCCTTCGACCTGATGGTGGAGGTCGTCTGCGAGGACGACGACCACCTTCTGGACCTCATCAACAAACGCATCCGGGCCGTACCCGGAGTGCGCTCCACCGAGAGCTTCGTCTATCTCAAGCTCAAGAAGCAGACCTATATGTGGGGAACCCGATAA
- a CDS encoding aspartate aminotransferase family protein codes for MSTDSPKDLSRTAYDHLWMHFTRMSSYENAPVPTIVRGEGTHIYDDKGKRYLDGLAGLFVVQAGHGRTELAETASKQAQELAFFPVWSYAHPKAVELAERLANEAPGDLNKVFFTTGGGEAVETAWKLAKQYFKLTGKPTKYKVISRAVAYHGTPQGALSITGLPALKAPFEPLVPGAHKVPNTNIYRAPLFGDDPEAFGRWAADQIEQQILFEGPETVAAVFLEPVQNAGGCFPPPPGYFQRVREICDQYDVLLVSDEVICAFGRLGTTFACDKFGYVPDMITCAKGMTSGYSPIGACIISDRLAEPFYKGDNTFLHGYTFGGHPVSAAVGVANLDLFEREGLNQHVLDNEGNFRATLEKLLDLPIVGDVRGNGFFYGIELVKDKHTKESFTDEETERVLYGFLSKKLFENGLYCRADDRGDPVIQLAPPLISNQETFDEIEQILRATLTEAWTKL; via the coding sequence GTGAGCACCGACAGCCCCAAGGACCTCAGCAGGACCGCGTACGACCACCTGTGGATGCACTTCACCCGCATGTCGTCGTACGAGAACGCCCCCGTCCCCACCATCGTCCGCGGTGAGGGCACCCACATCTACGACGACAAGGGCAAGCGCTACCTCGACGGTCTCGCCGGCCTGTTCGTGGTCCAGGCCGGACACGGCCGCACGGAGCTGGCCGAGACCGCCTCGAAGCAGGCGCAGGAGCTCGCCTTCTTCCCGGTGTGGTCTTACGCCCACCCCAAGGCCGTCGAGCTGGCCGAGCGCCTCGCCAACGAGGCCCCCGGCGACCTCAACAAGGTCTTCTTCACCACCGGTGGCGGCGAGGCGGTCGAGACCGCCTGGAAGCTGGCCAAGCAGTACTTCAAGCTGACCGGCAAGCCGACCAAGTACAAGGTCATCTCCCGCGCGGTCGCCTACCACGGCACCCCGCAGGGCGCCCTGTCGATCACCGGCCTGCCCGCCCTGAAGGCCCCCTTCGAGCCGCTCGTCCCGGGCGCGCACAAGGTGCCGAACACCAACATCTACCGCGCCCCGCTCTTCGGCGACGACCCCGAGGCCTTCGGCCGCTGGGCCGCCGACCAGATCGAGCAGCAGATCCTGTTCGAGGGCCCGGAGACGGTCGCGGCCGTCTTCCTGGAGCCCGTCCAGAACGCCGGCGGCTGCTTCCCGCCCCCGCCCGGGTACTTCCAGCGGGTGCGCGAGATCTGCGACCAGTACGACGTACTGCTCGTCTCGGACGAGGTCATCTGCGCCTTCGGCCGCCTCGGCACGACCTTCGCCTGCGACAAGTTCGGCTACGTCCCGGACATGATCACCTGCGCCAAGGGCATGACCTCGGGCTACTCCCCGATCGGCGCGTGCATCATCTCCGACCGCCTGGCCGAGCCGTTCTACAAGGGCGACAACACCTTCCTGCACGGCTACACCTTCGGCGGCCACCCGGTCTCCGCCGCGGTCGGCGTCGCCAACCTCGACCTGTTCGAGCGCGAGGGCCTCAACCAGCACGTGCTGGACAACGAGGGAAACTTCCGCGCGACCCTGGAGAAGCTCCTCGACCTGCCGATCGTCGGCGACGTCCGCGGCAACGGCTTCTTCTACGGCATCGAGCTGGTCAAGGACAAGCACACCAAGGAGTCCTTCACCGACGAGGAGACCGAGCGCGTCCTGTACGGCTTCCTCTCCAAGAAGCTCTTCGAGAACGGCCTGTACTGCCGTGCCGACGACCGCGGCGACCCGGTCATCCAGCTCGCCCCGCCGCTGATCTCCAACCAGGAGACCTTCGACGAGATCGAGCAGATCCTGCGCGCCACGCTGACGGAGGCGTGGACGAAGCTCTGA
- a CDS encoding ABC transporter ATP-binding protein, protein MEAPPDNDVLWARALRFQHHDGSPALQGVSLGVHEGEILAVTGPRGSGKTTLLRCLSGLVRPQDGEVWFNSVPMHTMGPLGRERLRRDRFGWIDPAPVLVPELNAWENAALPLMLRGTGRRRAKTAALEWLERLDVGDKARRRPHELQQAERQRVCIARALAVTPAVLFADEPTAPLHRADRAHVLRTLTTAARSHGITVLLATHDARTAALADRTVALLDGRRVRTVHLPPVAETAVATGATGTTGTSGTEGRAACSLSA, encoded by the coding sequence ATGGAGGCCCCGCCGGACAACGACGTGCTCTGGGCCCGCGCCCTGCGCTTCCAGCACCACGACGGATCCCCCGCGCTTCAAGGCGTGTCGCTCGGCGTCCACGAGGGCGAGATCCTCGCCGTGACCGGCCCGCGCGGCAGCGGCAAGACCACGCTGCTGCGGTGTCTGTCCGGGCTGGTGCGGCCGCAGGACGGCGAGGTGTGGTTCAACAGCGTGCCGATGCACACCATGGGCCCGCTCGGCCGCGAGCGGCTGCGCCGCGACCGCTTCGGCTGGATCGACCCCGCCCCCGTGCTCGTCCCGGAGCTCAACGCGTGGGAGAACGCCGCCCTTCCCCTCATGCTGCGCGGCACCGGCCGGCGCCGGGCCAAGACCGCCGCCCTGGAGTGGCTGGAACGCCTCGACGTCGGTGACAAGGCCCGCCGGCGCCCGCACGAACTCCAGCAGGCCGAGCGGCAGCGCGTCTGCATCGCCCGCGCCCTCGCCGTCACCCCTGCGGTCCTCTTCGCCGACGAGCCGACGGCCCCCCTGCACCGCGCCGACCGCGCCCACGTCCTGCGGACGCTCACCACGGCGGCCCGCTCGCACGGCATCACCGTCCTGCTCGCCACGCACGACGCGCGGACCGCCGCCCTGGCGGACCGCACGGTGGCGCTGCTGGACGGGCGGCGGGTGCGGACCGTGCACCTGCCCCCGGTCGCCGAGACGGCGGTGGCGACAGGGGCCACCGGGACCACGGGAACCTCCGGAACGGAAGGCCGGGCGGCGTGCTCGCTCTCCGCCTGA
- a CDS encoding VOC family protein, whose protein sequence is MYQQMIFVNLATGNLDASKKFFTELGYEINAQFSDDTTASIPLSEAIVVMVHTPEKYRQFTKKEIVDSTKSSEVLIALSAESREKVDELVEKAVAAGGSVSGETQDHGFMYGRAFDDLDGHTFEVVWMDPAAVEG, encoded by the coding sequence ATGTACCAGCAGATGATCTTCGTGAACCTGGCCACCGGCAACCTCGACGCCTCGAAGAAGTTCTTCACCGAGCTGGGCTACGAGATCAACGCACAGTTCAGCGACGACACCACCGCGTCGATCCCGTTGAGCGAGGCCATCGTCGTGATGGTGCACACGCCGGAGAAGTACCGGCAGTTCACGAAGAAGGAGATCGTGGACTCGACGAAGTCCAGCGAGGTGCTGATCGCGCTGAGCGCCGAGAGTCGCGAGAAGGTCGACGAGCTGGTGGAGAAGGCGGTCGCGGCCGGCGGCTCGGTCTCCGGCGAGACCCAGGACCACGGCTTCATGTACGGCCGCGCCTTCGACGACCTCGACGGCCACACCTTCGAGGTCGTGTGGATGGACCCGGCGGCGGTCGAGGGCTGA